The window ataaaaataaaataggtcCTAATAGTATATGGGTTTTGGATGTTTAGATCtgttaatatttgattttaggACATTTGTACTTCATATTCCTACATGTTAACTCCTAAAGAGAAAACAGTCATcccaatatataaaataatttttttagaatatatacCCCAAAATCAATTACTCACTAAACTCAAATTAAATTTGCTGTAGATTAACAATTTCACTGCTCTTTCCTGTTTCTTATAACAAACATAAGCACTAATTTTACCAGCGAGAGTTTTGCAAATACTATATTACAAATATGCCTTGGAATTTTTTGCTAGATTTTGCTAGTTAATTGCCTACAGAGctaacaaataaatcaaaacaagaaggcggaaattttatttttagaacaatACACGAGAATTAAAATTATCTAGCTTCacaattgtttttaaatacattcaAGATCATTTAGAATTTTTTACTAGTATTTGCCTACAAAGCCAGTAAAAAATGGATTAGACAAGTTTTTTAAGAGAAAGATAATTTTGCCAGCTTTACAGTTTATTTTCagtacttttattttcattcctaatacataaatttataatctgaaaacatataaatatattgttgattttgtttttctaaggTCATTCGTCAGAGAATCCAAAGATGCACCTCTAGATAACTGATACAAAAGTCTTATGAAGTTGATCTATATTTATATctaagtaaaaaaatacattgaacATCTTCCACcagttgaaaaattgattatttgtttCTTAAATTCTGATGGTTCTTTGACATCAGATGAGGGTTGCAAGGAATGAGATACTCCAAAAAGGTATTGATCAGGTGATGATCAGTATGCCCAGATGCATTAgggaatgaataaaatattggggaACTACAATCAATTATTAATGTTGGTGAACAGAAACTTAGATGCTCCTCACCTGATTATAGTGAATTTTACACATATGATGAACTCCTCAATATGTATGCCAAATATTAtcgtaataaaataattattattgcttGGATTTCTGTATCACTGagcttaataataaaaaaatttatccatgttttaaataaattaaaataaattcaaacttttttagtATGTGCTTCAAGCTCTTTAGATTCAAGTATGAGAATATGGGATTTAGAAAGTGGTGAAAAAATTGCTAATGTTGATGTTGGTCCTGTTGATCTTTGGACAGTTGCATTTAGCCCAGATGACAATTACATCATCTCTGGCTCACAGACTGGAAAAATTACAGCATATAGTGTAGAGACTGCCAAAGCAGAACAAACTTTTGAAACAAGGGGAAAATTCACCCTTAGTATAGCTTATGTAAGTTAATATCCTCTAAATTGTTATCTATagctgaaaacaaaaattaattaccaGAAATGATATAAAACTCTAATTTTTGGTTGTGtatgattttctattaattattaactttttttttggacAAACTTGTAAGGTTTTATATTATGAAGCAAGAATAAATTTgttcgatatttttaaataagttcATATAAATTGCTCAGTTGACATTTAGAAAGCTGATAATGGACATGTTTCAGAGCCCCGATGGAAAGTACATAGCTAGTGGAGCTATTGAtggaattattaatatttttgatgtaGCAGCAAATAAATTATGGCATACTTTGGAAGGTCATGCCATGCCCATTAGATCTCTTTGTTTCTCTCCCGATTCTCAGTTACTTTTAACTGCATCTGATGATGGACATATGAAATTGTATGACGTGtgagtataaaaattttaaataatcgcAAATGTCcatggtttttcaaaattttgatctCTAATGCTTCAAATTGAAAAGATAGTAAGCTCAATtctatgtttgttttattttatagacaGGAAACTAGTTTGATTGGTACTCTATCCGGTCATGCTTCATGGGTACTTAGTGTAGCCTTTTCTCCAGATGGAAAGAATTTTGTGTCAGGAAGTTCAGATAAAACTGTAAAAGTATGGGATGTTGCTTCAAGACAATGCGTTCATACTTTTAATGAACATAATGACCAAGTAAGTATCTCGATTATCGAAAGATTTAATCCATTTTAGAATAATGGATGATAGAAATGAGTGGAAGGAGtgacaaaaaagataaaataaaaaacataaatataaaaaaacaaatatacacTTTAGATTATATAGAGGAAAGACAGCTAAAATGGTGAAGATACTTACAACGGATGAATGAAGAACGACCCGTTGAAAGAATATGGAAAGCGAAAATTGGATAAAACAGAAAGAGAGGTAGATCAAGAAAACTGTGGGATAAAGTAATAACAAAACAAAGCTAACCATGTGtgatttttcgataaaatgaatCATAATTTTGATAGGGTCTttctgattttgaaaatttcagaaaaagtcGGTATTAGCTGAGTAACAACGCTTTCTGATTGGCTTAAGATGGGTGAGGGTGAGCATAAGCTTTTTACAAGAAGCAAGAAACCGCACGAGAAGCTCCAACTCCTCTTCCACGCGTTTCCTACGCTACCCATTACAAAAGTGCAAACATTTATGCAACATTTtagattgttttaaatattaacttCTATTTCTctctttatataaatttttaaaattattttttattaatatttatctttcGTTTTAGGTTTGGGGAGTGAAATATAATCCAGATAGTAATAAGATCCTTTCTGTATCTGAAGATAAAAGtgttaatgtttataattgtccagtataattataacaaatatacattttttttacttggAGTTTTGtgcattttacaaataatactcaaaatttgacaatattgaCAGACGAATTAAATATAATGTGAACAGATATTTGACAATTATCAAAACATAGCCTTAACTATctttatttttggtatatttctCTGCTATTGAAAGAggcttatttttcaaaacagttCAATGGAGTTGTATCAACCAAAATGATTATGATCGTTTTGTTGGATAAACGTATTAATTGTGCTCATGAACCAAGAGAGGACGCTACGGTTTATTTCCCCTTCCCGCATCAGCGAGTTTTTTACTGAATCTGaatctaaatttattttccttggTTTGTCGTATAGAGGTTCTCTGATTATTTCCTTTTATCATTTACAACTTACAAACTTTTGTAGGGACTAAAAAGAAGACTTGTAATTAAACTTTATCTAAGCGTTTGGGGAAAAACTATTGAAACGAATAAACTTGTTAgcattttattaaaagtattgGCAAGTAGGTGAAACATAGGTATACAGTACAAGAGTATAAAGATATAAGCTAtagtataaatatttctttactaTATCAAACATACGACATAGTTAACTCGTAATACCAGTAAGCAGAGCTAAGCtcgtgtttttattttgataataatgtGTGTCTAAATGCCtaatatctaatttttaataaagaaactaaTGTAGTTAACGAGAGAGAGAGCtattcaaaaactaaaattgatattttaactGTACTTTGTATGTTCATGAACGTAGCTTTGCTTTTTAATCATATacaagttaatttttttcaatgaaatccGACAGAAACGACACATATCTTGTTTATAAATATGTGGCATActgcattatttttttgtaaactgaTTTGGGCACAAAGTTTTCCCAATACTTTCTGTCCACGCCAGTTTTTATAGAGAAGACCCTTTTTAGAAAACACTCTCACTTCaacaatttgtgaaaatttttgttattattgtggCAATGTAATTCGAATTCACTGCCTACATTCTAAATCTATTGTGAAAATCACGGTCAGTGCTATTAAAATGTgccaattttcatttattttaattatactaTTGAATATTAGAATTTACTGAATGTATGTATCTAATTGCAGgtctatattaataaataattattgacgTTTCATTCTAAATGTTACCTGACAGTTACAATCTTGATATATGAATTAATAGATCAATTGCCatatgaatattataatatcattttttcttgagagtacaaaaaaaatttgtcctCAATAGGATATTTATACagaaaacaattattgaaaattaaaaaaaaattgtaggtagtttaaacatttcagtaaggtcGTCATATTGCGTGACGCCTTAcctataaaataaacactgaacatatggTACAAACTAAATAAGACAGTTAATCTTTCGGTTATTCTCAAACAaacgttattattaaactttcaataatctgaaaaatggtatataaatcgtgttttgtgtCAGGATGTGAAAATATCACGACTAAAATAcctacaacaaaaatggtttgacATTGTTGGTCGTTTTGACGATCCCGCGAGATataatttaacttattttaatattttatagtaattaagtttattatgcttccaatttttaacgtgattatgtaaaaacttaatctataaaaggtttattcactctaatatatataaaaaaagttgttttatttatacataatttataaatgaaaacagTATTATAAAAGCACATgctacgttgccggcaacgataacctcgtgatcatcaagcagtAGATTGAAGTAGATTAAAAGTGTGCTTCGTCGGTGCTGCAGGTTTTTTGCAGCTTCCCTAAAATCTGGTGAAAAAGTTCACCAGcgaaatggccgacgatagagaataatgcagccgcagctgtaTCCGCCTGCCcccatttaaattaaaaatcaacaaaaaataaaaaaaagctt of the Diorhabda carinulata isolate Delta chromosome 7, icDioCari1.1, whole genome shotgun sequence genome contains:
- the LOC130896226 gene encoding SKI8 subunit of superkiller complex protein is translated as MYSVLHKKDNAHDEGIWSCYWGRYVPEKKKKSDEENQGDDEKSRDSVMSDESPTDYIVTGGVDDLVKVWEFQDDILTLKHNLEGHSLGVVSVAVSNNGKLCASSSLDSSMRIWDLESGEKIANVDVGPVDLWTVAFSPDDNYIISGSQTGKITAYSVETAKAEQTFETRGKFTLSIAYSPDGKYIASGAIDGIINIFDVAANKLWHTLEGHAMPIRSLCFSPDSQLLLTASDDGHMKLYDVQETSLIGTLSGHASWVLSVAFSPDGKNFVSGSSDKTVKVWDVASRQCVHTFNEHNDQVWGVKYNPDSNKILSVSEDKSVNVYNCPV